The sequence ACGTATTTCTCCAGATCTTCGAACAGGTGCGTAGGAGTTACGGCTTCGAAGTGATCGGATTCGGAGTTATACCTGAGCACATTCACATCCTGATCAGCGAGCCGAAACGCAAAACGATTCCCATTGTGATGCAGGTTCTGAAACAGCGTGTGGCTGTGCGACTGCTGCGCAGGCGCCGATCCAGTTCCCAGCGCGAGCTTTGGGAAGCGCCTCGTCTGCACTTTTGGCAGCCGCTCTCTTATGATTTCAATGTGTACTCGGACCGGAAAGTCACCGAGAAGCTGCGCTACCTGCATCGAAATCCTGTGAAGCGAGGATTGGTGTCCTCGCCTGAGCTGTGGAGGTGGGGTAGTTATCGGGCGTTTGCATTAGGTGAGCAAGGAGTGGTGAAACTGAACTGGCAGCCAGAGCGCAAGAAGCGAAAGGCAAAGCCAACTCGGGAAGGCGAAGCTCCCGGCAGCCTCGCAGCCCATCCTTCGAAAATCGCGAAGGATGGGGCACCCCCATTCTCGGCCCGTCAGCGAAAACCAAAATGAACATGGGACACCCCGGCTTCTGAGAAGGCTAGGTCAAACGGAATTCGAGCGATCGTCTCCATCTACAGGGAATCCCCGCCCAAAGCAGTCAAGATTCTGAAGAAAGCGGCTCAAGACGCGAAGGACCCGGAGGCAAAGCAGTTAGAGTCTTCTGCGAGGG comes from Acidobacteriota bacterium and encodes:
- a CDS encoding transposase; this translates as MPRGLIRIYGGGNLHFITTSCYRREPLLGSARARDVFLQIFEQVRRSYGFEVIGFGVIPEHIHILISEPKRKTIPIVMQVLKQRVAVRLLRRRRSSSQRELWEAPRLHFWQPLSYDFNVYSDRKVTEKLRYLHRNPVKRGLVSSPELWRWGSYRAFALGEQGVVKLNWQPERKKRKAKPTREGEAPGSLAAHPSKIAKDGAPPFSARQRKPK